In the genome of Nonlabens sp. MB-3u-79, one region contains:
- a CDS encoding VCBS repeat-containing protein, with product MKKSNSQLIVLLIITSFLMSCNNEPSRDLYPKELVGGLNLLPSEETGIDFNNTIEESKYFNHYFFGQIYLGSGVAIGDINNDGLPDIFFGGNQVNDKLYLNKGDFKFEDITTSSKIDADSGWTWGVTMADVNADGYLDIYVSRNGNSLKTEDRENKLFINNQDLTFTESAAAYGLADAGFSTQAVFFDMDNDGDLDMYQVNQLPDKKLILVNEIPREQFNLFRDKLYRNDNGKFNEVSNQVGISSNVSYGLSVNASDFNNDGWTDLYVANDYAEPDFMYYNNGDGTFTNVINEKLKHITQLSMGSDTGDINNDGFIDLMTTDMTPEDHYRAKTNMASMSTEIFNKMVDAGAHYQYMSNTLQVNTGLGTFSDVASMAGVSSTDWSWASLLVDLDNDGWKDIIVSNGIKKDVDNNDFRVTLNNLDKSTTVDELFQLSKDAPSQPIANYAFRNKGNLEFEKVSEKWGFDTPSFSNGMAYGDLDNDGDLDVVVNNIDGQAFVYNNNATGNFLKIAFKGSVKNPFGIGAKAKIYQKNKVQVSEHFLSRGYLSSVEPGLFFGVGKDTQIEKIEVTWPDGKVNIFKDVTANKTVTANYAKATKKDAPTERSKTLLSSVKPNDIGIDFIHIENDFDDFTEQILLPHKLSQNGPFTAIKDVNNDGLEDVFIGGAAGQSGRLYLQQESGQFLKSPSQPWRLDKASEDMGSVFLDVDGDNDVDLYVASGGSEFNIGSPQLRDRLYINDGQGNFSKNERALPVIAQSTQSVKTSDIDNDGDLDIFVGTRMIPGKYIFPATSYFLINDNGVFKESSSNVAPALQNIGMVTDAVFTDIDNDNDEDLMIVGEWMEIKVLTNENGVFKDDSKQFGLENTRGIWWSITASDIDNDGDEDYVIGNLGKNNKFKASKEHPFKVYANDFDNNGTNDVVFAKFYKGDYVPMRGRECTSQQMPYVADKFGDYHSFASSTLIEILPEEKIEGSVVYEISSFESILLINENGKLIAKSLPNEAQIAPIKSALVIDVNNDGYKDIITVGNHYGVEVETVRYDAGYGTVLLGNGKNDFSFTPPEKSGFYVPSDSRDLKQLSIKGNNTFVVTNNNSSLSFFKEQQ from the coding sequence ATGAAAAAATCAAATAGTCAACTCATAGTATTATTAATAATCACAAGTTTCTTGATGAGCTGTAATAACGAGCCTTCACGCGATCTTTACCCTAAAGAGCTGGTAGGAGGGCTTAATTTATTGCCTTCTGAAGAAACGGGAATAGATTTTAATAACACCATCGAGGAGTCTAAGTATTTCAATCATTACTTTTTTGGGCAAATTTATTTAGGTTCTGGTGTGGCGATTGGCGATATAAATAATGACGGTTTACCAGATATTTTTTTTGGGGGGAATCAAGTGAATGATAAGTTATATCTCAATAAAGGTGATTTTAAATTTGAGGACATTACTACTAGTTCTAAAATAGATGCAGATTCAGGTTGGACTTGGGGCGTTACTATGGCTGATGTTAATGCAGATGGTTATCTAGATATATACGTTAGTAGAAATGGTAATTCCTTAAAAACAGAAGACAGGGAAAACAAATTATTTATAAACAACCAAGACTTAACTTTTACTGAAAGTGCTGCTGCTTACGGTCTAGCAGATGCTGGCTTTTCTACCCAAGCCGTATTTTTTGATATGGATAATGACGGCGATTTAGACATGTACCAAGTCAATCAGCTACCCGATAAGAAATTAATTTTAGTTAATGAAATTCCACGGGAGCAGTTTAATTTATTTAGAGATAAACTATACAGAAATGACAATGGTAAATTCAATGAGGTGTCTAATCAAGTGGGTATTTCTAGCAATGTCTCCTATGGCTTAAGTGTTAATGCCTCCGACTTTAATAATGATGGTTGGACAGATTTGTATGTTGCAAATGATTATGCAGAACCTGACTTTATGTATTATAATAATGGCGATGGAACATTTACAAATGTCATAAATGAAAAGTTAAAACATATTACCCAACTAAGTATGGGCTCAGATACAGGGGATATTAATAATGATGGTTTTATTGACTTGATGACCACTGACATGACCCCAGAAGACCACTATAGGGCTAAGACTAACATGGCTTCCATGAGTACAGAGATCTTTAATAAAATGGTGGATGCAGGAGCTCATTACCAGTATATGTCTAATACGTTACAAGTGAATACAGGGTTAGGGACTTTTTCTGACGTGGCAAGTATGGCAGGAGTATCCTCTACAGATTGGAGCTGGGCAAGTCTCTTGGTAGATTTAGATAATGATGGCTGGAAAGATATCATTGTTTCTAACGGAATAAAGAAAGATGTCGATAACAATGATTTCAGAGTTACGCTCAACAATTTAGATAAAAGCACAACAGTAGATGAATTGTTTCAATTAAGTAAAGATGCCCCATCACAACCAATAGCTAATTATGCTTTTAGAAACAAGGGGAATTTAGAATTTGAAAAAGTAAGTGAAAAATGGGGGTTTGATACTCCTAGTTTTTCAAATGGAATGGCATATGGCGATTTAGACAACGATGGGGATCTAGATGTGGTTGTAAATAACATCGATGGGCAGGCATTTGTTTACAATAATAATGCGACAGGAAATTTCTTAAAAATAGCTTTTAAGGGATCTGTTAAGAATCCATTTGGAATAGGAGCAAAAGCAAAAATTTATCAAAAAAATAAAGTTCAGGTGTCCGAGCATTTTTTGTCGAGAGGCTATTTATCTTCTGTAGAACCAGGTTTGTTTTTTGGAGTAGGGAAGGATACCCAAATAGAGAAAATCGAGGTAACCTGGCCTGATGGGAAGGTGAACATATTTAAAGATGTCACTGCAAATAAGACAGTAACTGCAAATTATGCTAAAGCAACAAAAAAAGATGCTCCTACTGAAAGGTCCAAGACATTGCTTTCATCAGTAAAGCCAAATGATATTGGAATCGACTTTATACATATTGAAAATGATTTTGACGATTTTACAGAACAAATACTTTTACCACATAAATTGTCTCAGAACGGTCCATTCACAGCCATCAAAGATGTCAATAATGATGGGCTAGAGGATGTTTTTATAGGCGGTGCCGCTGGGCAAAGCGGTCGATTATATTTGCAACAAGAAAGCGGTCAGTTTCTGAAGAGTCCATCTCAACCTTGGCGATTAGACAAAGCTAGTGAAGATATGGGAAGTGTCTTTCTCGACGTAGATGGTGATAATGATGTTGATTTATATGTAGCAAGTGGAGGAAGTGAGTTTAATATAGGAAGTCCGCAACTTAGAGATCGATTATATATAAACGATGGACAAGGTAACTTTAGCAAAAATGAACGAGCATTACCTGTAATAGCTCAAAGTACCCAAAGTGTCAAAACCTCAGACATAGACAATGATGGGGATCTGGATATTTTTGTAGGCACTAGAATGATTCCTGGCAAATATATTTTTCCAGCAACCAGTTATTTTCTTATTAATGACAATGGAGTGTTTAAAGAATCATCAAGCAATGTAGCACCAGCATTACAGAATATAGGAATGGTTACCGATGCTGTTTTTACAGATATAGATAATGATAATGATGAGGATTTGATGATAGTAGGGGAATGGATGGAAATCAAGGTTTTAACAAATGAAAATGGTGTTTTTAAAGACGATTCAAAGCAATTTGGGTTAGAGAATACCAGAGGGATTTGGTGGTCTATCACTGCCAGTGACATAGATAATGACGGTGATGAAGATTATGTAATCGGTAATCTGGGTAAAAACAATAAGTTTAAAGCTTCTAAAGAGCACCCTTTTAAGGTATATGCAAATGATTTTGATAACAACGGTACTAATGATGTAGTATTTGCTAAGTTTTATAAAGGCGATTACGTACCAATGCGTGGCAGAGAATGTACCAGTCAGCAAATGCCCTATGTAGCTGATAAGTTTGGAGATTATCACAGTTTTGCTTCTTCCACTTTAATAGAAATTTTACCGGAAGAAAAGATAGAGGGCAGTGTCGTTTATGAAATATCTAGTTTTGAAAGTATCCTATTGATCAATGAAAACGGTAAGCTAATTGCAAAATCATTACCTAATGAAGCGCAAATAGCTCCTATTAAATCAGCTCTTGTTATAGATGTTAATAATGACGGTTATAAAGATATCATTACAGTAGGAAATCATTACGGTGTTGAGGTTGAAACAGTGAGGTATGACGCGGGTTATGGAACGGTGTTATTGGGTAATGGTAAAAACGATTTTAGTTTTACGCCTCCAGAAAAAAGTGGTTTTTATGTACCTAGCGATAGTCGAGACCTCAAACAGCTGTCAATTAAAGGAAACAATACGTTTGTGGTAACCAACAACAATTCATCTTTATCCTTTTTTAAAGAACAACAATAG
- a CDS encoding T9SS type A sorting domain-containing protein encodes MKKITFLLTFLISSACIAQVVLEDFEGTAPTIGFANGPGSVTIVPDPAMGGTNGNVLEIITGAASAPWQQGELTLQNDWMDLTTNKVVSVDVYSTSAFDMLARVEGGTGPISATDDSHTGSGWETLSFDFSIPKDNQQAANGAYPKIFFFNLWDSAAGGGAGGWADANGASTVRTSYVDNITAFSTPPPPTCNDGIQNQGETGIDCGGPNCAACPSPPTVAAPRPPNRPAADVISFFNGFGVYGDVTVGTFDTSWCGNATTDVVIAGNPTKLTTGALCEGIDFASNRIDATGFTKFHIDFYTDETNIVGKVFNLKLVDFNGGAGEDASRTIQININDGTNPGVVAGTGTNWVSVDVDIAPFDDLAQIVITTNLNNVWYNNLYLHKGTTASVDDANAAVFTAYPNPTSNNWTISGTTTMNSVAIYDIMGKQITTVEANDTDVVINTTNIVAGMYFAKIESDNGVQTIKLIKE; translated from the coding sequence ATGAAAAAAATTACATTTTTATTAACCTTCTTAATTAGTTCTGCTTGTATTGCACAGGTGGTTCTAGAGGATTTTGAAGGTACAGCTCCTACCATAGGTTTTGCTAATGGACCAGGTTCTGTGACGATCGTACCAGACCCTGCGATGGGAGGTACTAATGGTAACGTTCTCGAGATCATTACTGGAGCAGCATCTGCTCCTTGGCAGCAAGGTGAACTTACTTTGCAAAATGATTGGATGGATTTAACTACAAATAAAGTAGTTTCAGTGGATGTGTATTCTACTTCTGCTTTTGATATGTTAGCAAGAGTTGAAGGAGGAACAGGTCCTATTTCTGCTACTGATGACAGCCATACTGGTTCTGGATGGGAAACTTTAAGTTTTGACTTTAGTATACCTAAGGACAACCAGCAAGCAGCTAATGGTGCGTATCCTAAAATATTTTTCTTTAACCTATGGGACAGTGCAGCAGGCGGTGGAGCCGGTGGTTGGGCCGATGCAAACGGCGCAAGTACTGTAAGAACTAGTTATGTAGATAATATTACTGCATTTTCTACACCACCACCACCAACATGTAATGATGGTATTCAAAACCAAGGGGAAACAGGAATTGACTGTGGAGGTCCTAACTGTGCGGCTTGTCCTTCACCACCAACTGTAGCGGCACCCCGTCCACCTAATAGACCAGCTGCTGATGTTATTTCTTTCTTTAATGGTTTTGGTGTTTATGGAGATGTTACAGTTGGAACATTTGATACTTCTTGGTGTGGAAATGCCACCACTGATGTTGTTATTGCAGGAAATCCAACCAAATTAACGACGGGTGCGTTATGTGAAGGAATTGATTTTGCTAGTAATCGTATAGATGCTACTGGTTTTACTAAATTCCATATTGATTTTTATACGGATGAGACAAACATTGTAGGTAAAGTTTTTAATCTAAAATTAGTAGATTTTAATGGAGGTGCTGGAGAAGATGCATCAAGAACCATTCAAATTAATATTAATGATGGAACGAATCCAGGAGTTGTTGCAGGTACAGGAACCAATTGGGTTTCAGTAGATGTCGATATCGCCCCTTTTGATGACCTTGCGCAGATAGTTATCACTACCAACTTGAACAATGTTTGGTATAATAATCTATACTTGCACAAAGGTACTACAGCTAGTGTAGATGATGCAAATGCTGCTGTGTTTACTGCATATCCTAATCCAACTTCAAATAATTGGACAATTTCTGGTACTACTACCATGAACTCAGTTGCTATTTATGATATTATGGGTAAGCAAATCACTACAGTTGAAGCTAATGATACTGATGTAGTAATCAACACTACTAACATAGTTGCAGGTATGTACTTTGCTAAAATTGAAAGCGATAATGGCGTACAAACCATAAAGCTTATTAAAGAATAA